The DNA segment TAAACTTGCTCGAAAATTACCGCCTGAGCCAGGTGGTGATTGAGCACAAAGGCCGATAGCGTCAACATGGCATCGGCCCGGCCTCGAACTTCTTCGTCAAAACCGAACGCGCCACCAATACAAAAGACAATTCGACTGCGTCCTGTCGCTAGCCATCGCTCTAGCTTTTTAGAAAATTGAATCGACGTCAGCTGATCTCCACGCTCGTCCAGGACAACGACGAAATCTGTGGGCTTGAATTTATCCAGATAAAGCTTGGATTCTACTTTCCGCTTCACATCAGCGTTCGCGCGATCGTCTTTCGACGGTTTCATTCGCACTACTTCAGTGCGATAAAACCGAGAGAGTTTTTTTACGTACTCCGTCTCGAACTCCTGTAGCCATTTTTCTTTGTCGCCACCGACAAAAAGAAATTGCAGGATCACGGCGCCAATGGATCCTTGATGGCGAGATCTTTCGAATTTCTCCAAAGTTCTTCAAGGCGATATTCCTGGCGCACAAAGTCGTAGAAGATATGAACAATCAATGAGCCATAATCGAGTAGCACCCAGCGGCCCTCCGCTGCGCCCTCTACACTTTGCGGGAAAATGTTGAATTCTTCCTTCACTGCCGCCTGAACTGCCTCTGCTAGGGCTGCTGTGTGACGAGTGCTCGTTCCAGATGCGATCAAGGCAAATTCTGTTGGCGCCGTCGTTGGACGAAGATCAAAGCCTTTAACGTTGAGACCCTTTTTCGAAAACAGCGCCTCTGCGCAAAACCGAGTGAACTGCTCGTAATCACCAACGCGCGCGCCGATCGGCCCGTACAGATTTTTCGACTTGATGTACTCTTCCACCTCAATGGACATGTACTTCTCAACAGACCGACCTGTTCGAAGCCGTTTTCGAACTTCGGTTGCCGCAACGTCTGCATCTGGCATTCGGATAAATTCGATATGGCGTCCAGTTGTGAGTTGCCCAAACCCTTTTTCAAAGTCCGAGATATAAGGGCGAAGCCCCTCTGGAAAGTCCAAAAGAGAGGTCGGCAGGCTGTGGCCTACCCGTGAAATTACAACGACGTTCGCTAGCTCTAGAATTCTGTCGATCCGATGCCAGCGATCAAGCTCTTCGAACTGATCCATACCGATAATCAAATGCATTCCAGCGGGATCAAATTCTTTTGCGAAGGATTCAAGAGTCGTCGAGGTGTAGGACAAACCGCCGCGCTTAAGCTCGCGATCATCAACAACGACATATTCCGCGTCAGACGCAAAACCAATGCGACACATTTCCAGACGATCTTCGTCGCGCGGGCCTTCTGTGCGCGGCTTGCGCGGATTTTGCGCCGCAGGTACAACAAAGACTTTCTCAAGATTCAGGCGCGAACGCACTGTGCGAACGCAGCTCAAGTGGCCGACGTGGAGCGGGTCAAAGGTGCCGCCAAAAATTCCAATTCGGGTAAAATCACTCACTTTAAAACTCTCTTTCCAATTTCAATCGTTAATTCTTTTAAACCTTTTCGCGCGGCTGCTGAAATCGCCATCGTTTCAACCCCGGCCCGACGAAATCGTCCTTGAAGTTCTTCCAGATCTTCTAGGCGAACGGCATCAATTTTGTTGAGGACCACAAGCTGATCGCGAGTTGCCAACGGACGGTAATCGGGATCATCTTTTTTCGCGATGTCATACTGCTCGAGTTCATTTTTGATATCGAGGTAATCTTGATAGGGGTCGCGTCCGCCGGCACCGCTGGCATCTACCAAGTGAATAAACAGTCCCGTGCGTTCGATGTGCCGTAAAAATTGAATACCAAGGCCGACACCTTTGTGCGCGCCGGGAACCAATCCCGGAATATCGGCGATGACGAACGTTTGTTCATCATTGGCTTTCACCACGCCCAAGTTCGGAGACAGCGTCGTAAACGGATAATCCGCAATCTTTGGTTTGGCTGCAGAGATCACCGAGATCAAAGTCGATTTACCTGCATTCGGGTATCCCACTAAGCCGACATCCGCGATCAGCTTCAGTTCCAATGTTACAGACTTTGATTGGCCGTCTTCACCTGGCTGCGCAACATCAGGCGCTTGGTTGACGCTCGTTCGGAAAAACCAATTTCCTTTTCCGCCCCGACCGCCTTGCAAGAAGACGGTGTCGCCTTCAGTTTCGAGATCTAAAAGGATTTCACCAGTCTCGGCATCGCGAACGACAGTTCCGGGAGGGACGCGAAGATAGAGATCTTCGCCATCATGCCCCGTCATGTTTCGGCCTTGTCCAGGGTCTCCGTCTCGCGCGTGAAACTTTCTTTTGTATCGGAAATCAAGCAGGGTGTTCATTTGTCTCGTCACACGAAAGTATACATGACCGCCACGACCTCCGTCGCCGCCATCGGGCCCGCCGCGGGGATCATGGGACTCCCGACGAAAGCTGACAACTCCGGGACCGCCGTGGCCCGAGCTGACTGAGATAGTGACTTCATCAACAAACTTCAAAAAAACTCCAAATCCAAAAAATAGGGCCGGGCAACAATGTCCGGCCAAAAAAAAGGGCCGGCCCAAAAAAAAAGGCTGGTCCGTGACCAGCCCTGATTCCCGTTCGAACCGGCGAAACCTGCTTATTAAGCTGATTTCTGCGCTGTCGCTGCAACCGGATATACGCTGACTTTCATGCGATTTTTATCGATGCGTTCGAATTTCACTTCGCCAGTTGTGACTGAATAGATTGTGAAATCGCGGCCCATGCGAACACCTTTTCCGAGGTGGAACTTAGTTCCACGCTGACGAACGATGATCACACCTGGTTGAACTTTTTCTCCGCCGAATGCTTTAACGCCAAGGCGTTGCCCTGCGCTGTCTCGACCGTTCCGCGTACTACCTGCTGCCTTCTTACTTGCCATGACCGATACCTCGTAGTTTTAAAATTTAAATTATTTCTTCGAAGCTTTTTTGGCTGGTTTTTTCGCAGCCTTCTTAGCTCCGGCTTTCGCCTTCGTTTTCTTCGCAGCAGCTTTCTTAGGAGCGGCAGCTTTCTTCGTTTTTGTAGCGACTTTCACCGCAGCTTTTTTCTTCTTCGCTTCGACAACGGCTTTCTTGCCCGATGCTTTTAACGATTCAGCGTAAGCCAATTCGCGTGCCGCTTTTTTCGCTGGGTCGACAACTTGTGGCTTCTTTTCAGCCTTCATCGTTTGACCTTCTGGCGAAGTGATCGCTGCAACGAAGAGCTCTGTGAAGTCTTGGCGGTGACCGTGGGTACGGCGATAGCCTTGACGACGCTTCTTCTTGAAGACAGTGATCTTCGCATCGCGACCTTGACGAACAACAGTGACCGTCACTTTCGCGTCTTTAACAAGGGGCGAACCGATAAATGCTTTGTCGCCGCCGACCATGAGAACGTCGGTGAGGTCGAATGTTTCGCCTGGATTTTTTTCGAGCTTCTGAACGCGAACGACGTCGCCGGCTTGAACTCGATATTGCTTACCGCCGGTACGAATAATGGCGAACATTGAGAGGACCTCCAAAAACAGGGTATGAAGAGCGAAGCTCTCGTTGATGCCATGACCTGGGACGCATTGTCAATGAAATCAGCAGTTTGAAAGACTCTTCATGGCGCTGCTCAATCTAGCGGCTTTGAGTTCTTCGATTTTTCGCTGATGCCCGCCAATCGGGCATGGCTCACCAGAAGAAATCCGGGTTATTTCAGATCCTTAGACGCCTGGGGGCCGGACCGTGAAATTTCATATTGTTCACGGTGAAACCCCGGCTCTAGCTTAAATACTACGCTCTGCCCGATGCGTCTTTCCACGTCATCGAGCGCTTCGGTCTCTTCTGCGTAAATGTAATCGCCGATTTCCGCGTGGCAATGGACGACCAAAACGGACTCCGCCTGACTCGACGAGGCCTCGCGCTCGAGATCTCGAAAAATTTCTCGAGCCACGGTCGATTTCGTCTTCACATAGGCTTTTCCGTCGCAGTGACTGCAGGGCTCGCAAAGAGTCTTAACCAAGCTCGGGCGGATCCGCTTACGAGTCATTTCCACAAGCCCAAGATTGGACATTGCTACGACCGTTGTTTTTGCACGGTCGCGCGCGAGTTCTTCGCGAAGTGATTCGAGTACTTTTTCGCGGTGAGCTTCACGCTCCATGTCGATGAAGTCGATAATGATAATTCCACCGGCGTTTCGAATGCGAAGCTGGTGAGCGATTTCTCGGACCGCCTCGAGATTGGTTTTCAGGATCGTGTCTTCGAGATCGCGCTTCCCGACATAACGACCCGTATTCACGTCAATCACAACCAACGCTTCCGCCTCGTCAATGACGATATAGCCGCCAGACTTGAGCCAGATCTTTCTTTCCAACGAACGTGAGATCTCGATATCAATTTCGTACTGGTCAAAAAGCGGCCGGCTTTCCTTGTATAGGGAAACTTTGTTTTTAAAGCGAGGCATAAATTGCGCGAGGAACGCGAGAATTTTTTTATGAGTTTCCTCATCATCAGTCACAACTCGGTCGACATCTTCCGTCAGACTGTCGCGAAGTGCGCGAAGCTCGACGTCTGGCTCGGCGTGAACGAGGCCTGGTTTGTTTCGCTTTTCATAGGCGCGTTGAACGTCTTGCCACAGTCGATTGAGGTAATCCAAATCGGCGCGCAGGCTTCCTTCAGTGGCTCCTTCGCCCGCCGTGCGCACGATGACTCCTCCTTTCGGATCGATCACATCGACGAGTTCTCGCAGACGATCGCGCTCGCCCGGATCCTCAATTCGGCGAGAAACCCCGCGGTGATTGAGCGTCGGAAGATAAACTACGTGCCTACCTGGAAGCGAAATATGCGTCGTGATGCGTGCGCCCTTTGTACCCAAGGGATCCTTCGCCACCTGCACTAAAATCCACTGACCCTCTGTTAGTAGCTCTTGGATTTTAGGCCGGTCAGCAGCATCAAGACTTGCGGCAGCACTCGCAGCGGAATTTGCAGCAGATCCCGCCGACAAGGCGTCGCCGTTATCAGAAGAGTCATCTCTCTCGTCACCGTCCAAAAGATCAGTGCCCTCGCCATCCAAGTTTGGTCGCACGTCGCCGACGTACAAAAAAGCCGCGCGATCGAGACCGATGTCTACAAACGCAGCCTGCATACCCGGCAAAACGCGCAAGACCTTGCCGCGATGAACGGACCCGACCAATGTCGGGGAGGTCTTCTGTTCAATTTTAAGGTCATTCAAGACGCCATTTTCAATATAGGCGACCCGGGTTTCGCTGGGCCGGACGTTGATCAAGATTTCTGTCGCCATAATTCAATTCCGATCCATGAGATTCCGATAGGTTAACTGAGTTTCTCTTAACGTAGGTGCGGGGATCATGGCAAAGATCGATGAGCTTTTCAAATTGATGGTTCAAAAAGACGCGTCCGACCTTCACTTAGTTGCAGGATCGCCACCATACATGCGGATCAGCGGAGAAATGGAAAAGCTGGATATGCCGACTGTGACTGCGCAAGACGCCCAAGACTTAATTTTCGAGATTTGTAACGACAAGCAGAAAAAAGAATTCATCACCAACTGGGAACTCGATTTCGCCTACACCAACGAACCCATTGGCCGCTTTCGGGTCAACGTGTTCATGCAACGAAAAGGGATCGGCGTCGTCTGTCGTGTGATCCCAACTAAAATCAAAACCGCGGAACAGCTTGGATTGCCAAATAGCCTTCTAGAAATGATCAACTGCCACAAAGGTTTGATTTGCGTCACAGGCCCCACGGGCTCTGGAAAATCGACGACCCTGGCGGCGCTTATCCACCACATCAACGCCAACCAACAGTCACACATTCTGACGATCGAAGATCCAATCGAATTCGTGCACCCAAGCTTGAAGTCCCTCGTCAACCAACGCGAAGTTCACAATCACTCGAAATCTTTTGCGAACGCGCTGAAAGCCGCGCTTCGTGAAGATCCAGATGTGATTCTGGTTGGTGAGATGCGAGATCTCGAGACGATCTCACTTGCGATTTCGGCGGCCGAAACAGGCCACTTGGTTTTTGGAACCCTACACACGAACAACGCGCACAAAACAGTTGATCGTATCATTGACGTTTTCCCCGGCGACCGTCAGTCGCAGATTCGTGTTCAGTTATCGGAATCGTTGCGCGGAGTAATTTCGCAGTCGCTGCTGCCAAAAGTGGGCGGCGGACGCGTTGCCGTACAAGAAGTGATGTTCTGCAACAAAGCGATCGCCAATCTCATTCGCGAAGGAAAAACATTTCAGATCCCTTCGACTATGCAGACCGGGAAAAATCAAGGGATGGTCACCTACGACTCGGCCGTTGAGGCTCTTATCAATCGCGGTCTTCTTGCGAAAGATGTCGGTATGGAATTCTTAGGTAAGAGCACGACCGCCACAGGTGGGGAGGAAAAAGGGCACGGAGGCGGCCAGTCCGCTGTCCTTGGTGGATCCGCCGCCAGCACGCCTACGCCACCACCATCTGGCATCACGATGCAGCCAGCGCAAACCGGACCCGCTGCGGCGCTCGGCAATCTGGCGAGTCGATTTAAAAAGTCGAGCTAGAAACCAAAAATCGAATATGAAAAACCGAGGTCCGAAGTTTCCTGCGGCTGGCGACTGGCGAGAGCGGTGTAGCTAGGCGCTGGCCCGAGAAGTTCATCACGGCTTGGCGCAAGGCCATAGAACTCGTCGGGATTTGTGGCCGCACTGTAAGTCACTGCGATGGTGCCCGTGATCACTCCAACCGCAAAACCGACGGCGATGTTTGAGAGTTTATCTTGCGGACGACCGTAGAAGCTCAAAGTACTCAACCCTAGCACTGCCCCGCCGAGTCCAGAATAAATAATGGTCGCCAGTTGCCGACGCGGGCCCCCTGCTGTTGGACGATCTTCGGGTGAGCCCGAACGGACGTTGGTTTGCGAGAGGGCGGCCTGCGGAATTAGAGTCGCTGAAATGAGGATCAATATAACTCGCGAGATAAAATGCATCCGCTGGTTCTCCTTAAACAGACTTTTAATCAAGCCAAGGCTTCTCGCCATCGAGAGCAATCGTAAACAACCCCGTTTTCCAGTCTGTATTCAAACCGTCTTTGGATGCAAGATCCGTTGATTTGACTTCGCGAACCGCCGAAAGCATTGGCCCGCGGCGCACAGCGCGCTCGAATTCATCCAGGCTTTTTTCTGACCCCTGCGCGAAAAATTCGACGCGTCCGTCTTCCAGATTTCGAACAATTCCACTGACATCGTATTCCTGGGCCTGCTTTTCGACAAATCGCCGAAATCCGACCCCTTGAACACGACCTGATACAAGATAGTGACGCAAGCTCATCGCTGTGACATTAACAGGCTTTCGGGTCACTCGCACATGACCTTTATTCTCTGACGAGGAGTGGAACAATGCGCCAAACGCCCCCGCCGTCGCCGGCACCACCTAAGACGCCAAGCGAACTGGCACAGTTCATTGATCATACGCTGCTGCGCGCCGACGCGACCGAGGCGATGATACAGATTCTGTGCAAGGAAGCAATGACGCATGGATTTTACGCTGTTTGTGTGAATTCCGGCCATGTCGGTTACGCAAAACAAGTCTTATCAAAGCTACAAGATTCTAGCTCAGACATAGTGAAAAACCGCGACGTAAGGGTCGCAGCCGTGGTGGGTTTTCCACTGGGTGCGTGCACCACAACGACAAAGGTTTTTGAGACAATCGAGGCCATCAGGATCGGCGCATCCGAAATCGACATGGTCCTTCGCGTGGACCTCGTCAAGACCGGCGAATTTGGTCGTGTGCGCGACGATATTCGCGCTGTGGTCGGTGCGGCCACTAAAGCGCATCAATCTGCCGTCGTGAAAGTCATCCTCGAAACAGGCCTGTTAACGCTGGAAGAGATCGCAAGATCTTCACGGGCCGCCGACGAAGCCGGGGCTCACTTTATCAAGACATGCACAGGGTTTTCCACAGCAGGCCTACCGGCCGGCGGAGCGACTATAGAACACGTCGCGCTAATGCGCGAAAGTGCCGGAGATCACGTCAAAATCAAGGCGAGCGGCGGAATCCGAAACTTCGAAATGGCGCGCGGTTTAATACTCGCTGGTGCTGATCGTTTAGGCACAAGCTCAGGTGTTTCTTTGGTCGGCAGCACCGACACTCAAACCAATGGCGGATCGGGGTACTGATGGCGCAGTTTTTGGCTCCTGAAATCATCAAGCGCAAACGCGATGGACTTGAACTCTCCACCGAAGAAATTCGCTTCATGGTGGACGGATTTGTCAGCGGCAAAGTGCCCGATTACCAAATGTCGGCGTGGCTCATGGCGGTCTTGTTCAAAGGGATGACAGACGCCGAAACTTGGACGCTCACTAACATCATGATGCGATCGGGCCGCGTGCTGGATTTTTCAAATTTAGGAATCGCTGTCGACAAACATTCAACTGGGGGAGTTGGCGACAAAACAAGTTTAATCTTAGCGCCCATCGCGGCGGCGGCTGGAATTCCTGTGCCCATGATCGCAGGTCGCGGCCTCGGCCACACGGGCGGCACGATCGATAAATTAGAAACCATCCCAGGCTTTAGCTGCGAAATCACGATCGATAAATTCGAACGCCAGGTAAAAGATTTGGGCCTCGCGTTGATAGGACAGACGAATGAAATTTGTCCCGCCGACAAACGCATTTACGGACTGCGAGATGTCACAGCTACGGTTGAATCATTGCCTTTAATATGCGCCAGCATCATGTCGAAGAAAATGGCCGAAGGTATTCAAGGTTTGGTCCTCGATGTGAAGTGGGGCTCGGGCGCGTTTATGAAAACGCGCGCGCGCGCCGAGGAACTCGCAAATCGGCTTTGTTCGATCGGAACGGCCGGCGGTAAGCACGTGGTGGCTCTGGTCACTGATATGAACCAACCGCTGGGTCGCTTCATTGGAAACTCCGTGGAAGTCGAAGAATGTGTCGCGATTTTAAGACGCGAAGGATTGCGCGGACGAAGTCTACACGAGCTTCAAGATTGCGAAGAGTTAAGTATTGAACTTGCGGGTGTGATGATTTGGTTAGGCGGTAAGGCGCCAACACCCGAGGCCGGTGTCGCGGAGGCTAGAAAAATTTTAGATTCTGGGGCCGCCTTCGAGAAATTCGAAAAGTTGATTGCAGCGCAAGGTGGCGATCTCTCCGAACTGCCGCGCGCGGAAGTGATTTGTGAAGTATTCGCTAAGAAAACGGGAATCGTTTCATCTATCGACACAGAGCAGGTCGGCTATGCTGCGTTGATGCTGGGCGCAGGACGACGTTCCGCTGGCGATAAAATCGACCCTGTTGCGGGCATTGAATCTTTGGTTCGCCTAGGGGAATCCGTGCAAGAAGGTCAGCCTCTTTACCGCATATATGGCGGAAAACGAGGGACGAATAACAATCAAAGTGCGACGATGGCCGACGCGGGCCTTCGTTTGCTGGAAGCAACCGTGTTGGATAATTCCTTGCAAAGTTTCAAATCGGGCGATTTGATCGCTAGTAGAATTGGGTTTGGGGCAAAGGGGCCAACGCGTGAGCAATATCGTTGAAAGTCTAGAAGCATCTGTCGCGTACGTTCGGTCCGTCTGCCCACCGACAAAACTCAAGCCTCGAGTTGCAGTCGTACTAGGTTCCGGACTCGGTTCTTTTGTGAACAATGTCGAAGTTGAAGCCGCGATCCCCTACACCGATATTCCCGGATTTATTCCGCCCTCGGTCGACGGTCACAAGGGTCGTTTGATTCTGGGCCATGTCAAAGGTGTGCCGACCGCCGTGCTGCAAGGTCGAATCCATTTCTACGAAGGTCACTCGATGACAACTGTCGCGCACCCTGTGCGAACGGCCGCTCTGCTCGGTTGTGAAATCGTAATGCTGACAAATTCTGCCGGCGGTCTTGACCCGTCGATGCGTCCTGGAGACTTCATGGTGATCGATGATCACATCAATCTCATGGGTGACAATCCGCTGAAAGGGCCCAACATCGAAGAGTTTGGTCCGCGTTTTCCCGATATGACCGAAGCGTATGATCGAAAGCTTTCAGGAAAGATGGATGAGATTCTCAAGAAAATGGAAACGAAATTTTACCGCGGCGTTTATTGCGGCGTCAGCGGACCGACTTACGAAACTCCCGCCGAAGTTCGCTACCTGCAGCAGCTAGGTGGAAAAGCAGTTGGCATGTCGACGGTGCCCGAAACCATTGCGGCCAATCACTTGGGTCTTCGCGTCTGTGCGCTGTCTTGCATTACAAATTTGGCAGCGGGCCTTTCACAAAATAAACTCTCACACGAGGAAGTCACAGAAACGGCCCGTGCCGTCGAATCAAAATTTGGTCAATTCTTGGTCGAATTTATTTCGAGCCTTGAAGACTGAGAAAGTAACTTAAGGCCAACAGAGTGCATTCTAAAAAAATCTCTTCTCGCGACTTTTACAAAGTCGTGGACAAAGAAATGCGAAAGTTAAGGACTGACGGCTGGCAAAGCAGCGTCGCCTGGAATCACTACCCTGTGGCACTTGAAGTTACAGGGATTACTCTGCCAGTTCAGCGCGCCCGATTCAAAGCAGGCTATGCGGAGCTTGAGGGGCTTTCTCGCGAAGAGCAGGCTGCCTACTGGATTCAAGTTTGGCAGAACTCAAACTTGATGGTGTCACTTTCTCAAGCCATTTTCTTTTTTGAAATGTGGGCTAACGAGCGACGGAAACTTAAATCGAGCGGCGATGTCGACTTTGTGTTCGACCCGATTTGGACAAGACTTTTGAAAATGGTCGACCGGCTAGATAACTGGATTCATTCGGATGGTCTTTCGGGTTTAATCGCGGCAGCGGTAGAAGAACGGCAACGCGAACGCTTTCCCGTCTTGGTAAAATGGAACCGAGATAAAAATCCTTGGCGCCGTAGGCAATCAGTTGTTTCACTTCACTACTATTCGCGGTTCCGCAAAGTTCCACTTCCATCGTCAAAGACACTGCCATTGATCGAAAATCTTTTGGACGATGAACATTTTTACGTCCAACGAGGTGTTGGTTGGGCGCTTCGCGAATGTTACAACGTTGATCCCAAGGCGATGATGAAGTTTCTCAATAAGCACATCGGCCGGATCGCGCCCATTGGCTATTACGCTGCCGTCGAACGACTTTCTTCCAAAGAAAAAGCGCGCCTGCGAGAGCTGAGAAAAAAACAGCGCCAGCTAACACCGCGGAAAAAGTCCGCCCGGGCCAAGGTCTAGTAAAAAATCGGCGCAGAGCCTCCTGCTTCTTTGTCTAGATTAACCAGAAAAAGGGCCTAGCTGGACTAACCGAATCCGTCTCAGAAACCGACATTACTTTATCGAGGTCGAATGGATTCGATCGCGATGAAGTCCTGAAAACCGCTCTAGTAGCTGGTTTTGAGGCGCGACAGGGAGGTCGCAATGTCCAATCAAACACAATGGTCGTCGGAACCCACGCCGAAATCGCCGCGATTTTGGGAACCTTTCTTTGGGAACGCAATTGCATTATCAATCGCATCGGCTGCACTCCTTTTATCTGGCTGCACTGAAAAAGCGTCAACCCAAGCGGCGACCTTTCCGGAAACAAAAGCCGAGTGCGCGGCGACGGCTGTCCCCAATTCCTTTGTCGTTCATTGGAAAGATGGAACCGTTTCTGTTGAACGTGGTTTAACCCGCGAAGATTTTGAACGCGACGTTTTCGAAAAACACAAAGATGACATTCGTTTTGCGGAACAAGATCAAACTATCAAGCTTTCTCCGATGTCTCTTTCGCCAGACTTCGTTTCTGCTGCGGGCTCTGTAGCGGATGTTGGTTCGTCTGCAGCGCCAGAAGACACGTGGGGCCAGACCATCACAGGTGCACAAGAAGCCTGGAATGTAGGGGTTCGTGGCGCCGGGGTAAAGGTGGCGATCATTGATTCTGGAGTCGACATCACTCACCCACAGCTTCGTTCTCGAATTTATGTTAACACTCAAGAAATTGGCGGCAACGGCATCGATGACGATCAAAATGGTTATGTCGACGACGTCTCAGGCTGGGACTTTGACGCCGACCAACCAATCGTTGGTGATTCGGCTGGGCACGGAACCCACGTCGCCGGAATCGTGGCTGCAGATCATATCAATGGAACAGTTCGCGGAATCGCGCCCGAAGCGCAGATCATTCCTTTGGACTTTATGGACTCAAGTGGCCAAGGAAATCTTGGCGACGCGATTCTCGCAATCCAATACGCTGCCGATCAAGGTGCGCGGATCATCAATGCTTCTTGGGGCGGAGCGCCCTGTTCGCAGTCACTCAATCGTGCGATAACCGACCTGGAGGCTCGAGGCATTTTATTTATCGCTGCCGCAGGCAATAGCGGCGTCGATCTCGACCAGCTTCCCGAATACCCAGCTGCGTTCACGATTCCAAGTCAGATCACCGTTGGCGCCTCGACAGCGCGCGACTTCACCGCTGGCTTCTCTAACTACAGCTTTAAACTTGTTCACTTGTTCGCACCGGGAGCCCAAATTCTTAGTACTTATCCGGGTGCACGAAGTGCTTCGTTAAGTGGAACTTCCATGGCCGCCCCCTTTGTCGCGGGTGCCGCTGCGCTCGTCCTGTCGGCTAACCCCGGCGCCTCGGCAGCTCAAGTGAGGTCGGCACTTTTCAACTCAGTCGACCGCGGTGGCTTTGCCGCCAAAACTCAAGGGCGACTTAACATCTCTCGCGCGCTTTCCAGTTTTTAAAAAATCACTGACTTGTGCGACCGCGTCTGTCTCTAGAATGGTAGATCACAACCACTTTTGGAGGACCGATGCTATTTGTTGCACTTTTCTTGATGCAGGCTGGAAACATATCGCTAAAATAGAAACCGTCAAAGTCGCCAAGTTTTTTTCGAATTTCGGAACGATCCACGCCAATAAAGATTTTTTGCTTTTGAATCAAAGAGAAGGTCATTGCCGCTTTTGTACCTTCATCGGCGTTTTTAAACCTGTCCGTCTCAAAGGGAGCCCTGCCCCACCAAATAATTTAGCTGGCAGGATCCGTCTTTTGCGGAAAGAACTTTCCCAAACCACATTTGAATAATTCCGTGAACTGCCGTTATTATAACGTCCCGCTATTTTAGAAATGTCCGATTCCGGCGCAGGGGTACCCGCGGCCGGCGCGACGGCCGAAGGTGCTTTTGCACTAGAATCCACTTCATTTTATATGGGCGTCGGAAGTCCACAATTCGTGAACGACAAAACAAGAATGAAGGTGCCTAAAGACAGAGCGTAAATCGATCTACGACTCATCGTTTTTCCATCGTATCCCACGTCGCCCGCTTTGGTGGCTTCAGTCCGACAGGCAGTAAGGTTCTGTATCGAAATGAGATGGTTTTATGTTCTTTGGAAGTATTGCTGCCGCGCGTCCTGACAGACAGAAGCCCACCTTGCATGCCGCATAGCGCTCTCACTAGTTTCAGAGTCCTAAAAGTTCGCTAAGCGGACCCTTGTTTTCGGAGGGTTGGTGAGGGCCATGCGCCAGTACATTTCGGACCTAAAAGACGTCGTTGGAAAAAAAGTTGAACTCAAAGGTTGGGCGTACAACACGCGTTCGTCGGGAAAAGTAAAATTCCTGGAACTTCGCGACGGGACCGGACTTGTTTCCTGCGTTTACTACAAAGGAACCGATGCTGGACAGTGCAGCGAAGAAGCTTGGACGGCGTTCGACAATGTGACACAAGAAACTTCCGTTAAAGTCACAGGGATCGTGAAGCAACATCCAAAACAGCCGGGAGTTTTTGAAATCGGCGCAGAAGCCTTGGAAGTCATTCATCGCGCCGAAGAATATCCGATCACTCACAAAGAACACGGCACAGATTTTCTTATGGAAAATCGCCATCTCTGGCTTCGCTCAAAACGGCAAACAGCTATTCTTCACGTTCGTCATGAGATCGTAAAAGCCATTCGCGATTTCTTTGATGGTCGCGGCTTCACTTTAACGGACGCGCC comes from the Deltaproteobacteria bacterium genome and includes:
- a CDS encoding DNA alkylation repair protein, with the protein product MRKLRTDGWQSSVAWNHYPVALEVTGITLPVQRARFKAGYAELEGLSREEQAAYWIQVWQNSNLMVSLSQAIFFFEMWANERRKLKSSGDVDFVFDPIWTRLLKMVDRLDNWIHSDGLSGLIAAAVEERQRERFPVLVKWNRDKNPWRRRQSVVSLHYYSRFRKVPLPSSKTLPLIENLLDDEHFYVQRGVGWALRECYNVDPKAMMKFLNKHIGRIAPIGYYAAVERLSSKEKARLRELRKKQRQLTPRKKSARAKV
- a CDS encoding purine-nucleoside phosphorylase; this translates as MVESLEASVAYVRSVCPPTKLKPRVAVVLGSGLGSFVNNVEVEAAIPYTDIPGFIPPSVDGHKGRLILGHVKGVPTAVLQGRIHFYEGHSMTTVAHPVRTAALLGCEIVMLTNSAGGLDPSMRPGDFMVIDDHINLMGDNPLKGPNIEEFGPRFPDMTEAYDRKLSGKMDEILKKMETKFYRGVYCGVSGPTYETPAEVRYLQQLGGKAVGMSTVPETIAANHLGLRVCALSCITNLAAGLSQNKLSHEEVTETARAVESKFGQFLVEFISSLED
- the deoC gene encoding deoxyribose-phosphate aldolase; translated protein: MRQTPPPSPAPPKTPSELAQFIDHTLLRADATEAMIQILCKEAMTHGFYAVCVNSGHVGYAKQVLSKLQDSSSDIVKNRDVRVAAVVGFPLGACTTTTKVFETIEAIRIGASEIDMVLRVDLVKTGEFGRVRDDIRAVVGAATKAHQSAVVKVILETGLLTLEEIARSSRAADEAGAHFIKTCTGFSTAGLPAGGATIEHVALMRESAGDHVKIKASGGIRNFEMARGLILAGADRLGTSSGVSLVGSTDTQTNGGSGY
- a CDS encoding type IV pilus twitching motility protein PilT yields the protein MAKIDELFKLMVQKDASDLHLVAGSPPYMRISGEMEKLDMPTVTAQDAQDLIFEICNDKQKKEFITNWELDFAYTNEPIGRFRVNVFMQRKGIGVVCRVIPTKIKTAEQLGLPNSLLEMINCHKGLICVTGPTGSGKSTTLAALIHHINANQQSHILTIEDPIEFVHPSLKSLVNQREVHNHSKSFANALKAALREDPDVILVGEMRDLETISLAISAAETGHLVFGTLHTNNAHKTVDRIIDVFPGDRQSQIRVQLSESLRGVISQSLLPKVGGGRVAVQEVMFCNKAIANLIREGKTFQIPSTMQTGKNQGMVTYDSAVEALINRGLLAKDVGMEFLGKSTTATGGEEKGHGGGQSAVLGGSAASTPTPPPSGITMQPAQTGPAAALGNLASRFKKSS
- a CDS encoding acylphosphatase, translating into MSLRHYLVSGRVQGVGFRRFVEKQAQEYDVSGIVRNLEDGRVEFFAQGSEKSLDEFERAVRRGPMLSAVREVKSTDLASKDGLNTDWKTGLFTIALDGEKPWLD
- a CDS encoding thymidine phosphorylase — its product is MAQFLAPEIIKRKRDGLELSTEEIRFMVDGFVSGKVPDYQMSAWLMAVLFKGMTDAETWTLTNIMMRSGRVLDFSNLGIAVDKHSTGGVGDKTSLILAPIAAAAGIPVPMIAGRGLGHTGGTIDKLETIPGFSCEITIDKFERQVKDLGLALIGQTNEICPADKRIYGLRDVTATVESLPLICASIMSKKMAEGIQGLVLDVKWGSGAFMKTRARAEELANRLCSIGTAGGKHVVALVTDMNQPLGRFIGNSVEVEECVAILRREGLRGRSLHELQDCEELSIELAGVMIWLGGKAPTPEAGVAEARKILDSGAAFEKFEKLIAAQGGDLSELPRAEVICEVFAKKTGIVSSIDTEQVGYAALMLGAGRRSAGDKIDPVAGIESLVRLGESVQEGQPLYRIYGGKRGTNNNQSATMADAGLRLLEATVLDNSLQSFKSGDLIASRIGFGAKGPTREQYR